A genomic stretch from Azospirillum lipoferum 4B includes:
- a CDS encoding LysR family transcriptional regulator, with translation MSDPRHLNRIAYFAAVVETGSFTAAAERLGITKAVVSQQVARLEEEVGTTLLVRTTRKVRPTEAGMAFHRRCVVILREADDAFAELAESAAAPSGLLRLTAPFDYGVSVVVPAIAAFTAAHPACRADMALSDQSLDLVAGNFDLAIRVGWLADTSLQARQFGSFRQLLVGTPALAARLHRAAAPDAIAALPFVANAALRDPLNWQFTFAASPSSAGERRGVALRAAIALDATFAVREAVRQGAGLSVLPDYCVADDLASGRLVHILPDWSLPSGGIHAVFPAARFRPTKVRAFVDLLTDHERRRRKAAD, from the coding sequence ATGAGCGATCCCAGACACCTGAACCGCATCGCCTATTTCGCGGCGGTGGTCGAAACCGGCTCCTTCACCGCGGCGGCTGAACGGCTGGGGATCACCAAGGCGGTGGTCAGCCAGCAGGTCGCCCGGCTGGAGGAGGAGGTCGGGACCACCCTGCTGGTCCGCACCACGCGCAAGGTCCGGCCGACCGAGGCCGGCATGGCGTTTCACCGGCGCTGCGTGGTGATCCTGCGCGAAGCCGACGACGCTTTCGCCGAACTGGCGGAGAGCGCGGCGGCACCGTCCGGCCTGCTGCGGCTGACGGCTCCGTTCGATTACGGCGTCTCGGTGGTCGTGCCGGCCATCGCCGCCTTCACCGCCGCCCATCCGGCCTGCCGGGCCGACATGGCCCTGTCCGACCAGTCGTTGGATCTCGTCGCCGGCAATTTCGATCTGGCCATCCGCGTCGGCTGGCTGGCCGACACCAGCCTGCAGGCCCGGCAATTCGGCAGTTTCCGCCAGTTGCTGGTCGGCACCCCCGCCCTGGCCGCAAGGCTGCACCGCGCTGCCGCTCCGGATGCCATCGCCGCATTGCCCTTCGTCGCCAACGCGGCGCTGCGCGACCCGCTGAACTGGCAGTTCACGTTCGCCGCCTCGCCGTCCTCGGCCGGCGAACGGCGCGGCGTGGCGCTGCGGGCCGCCATCGCCCTGGATGCGACCTTCGCCGTCCGCGAGGCGGTGCGCCAGGGTGCGGGGCTGTCGGTCCTGCCGGATTATTGCGTGGCGGACGACCTCGCCTCCGGCCGGCTGGTTCACATCCTCCCCGACTGGAGCCTGCCGTCGGGCGGGATCCATGCCGTCTTTCCGGCCGCCCGATTCCGTCCGACCAAGGTGCGCGCCTTCGTCGATCTGCTGACCGACCATGAACGGCGCCGGCGGAAAGCCGCGGACTGA